From Azospirillum baldaniorum, the proteins below share one genomic window:
- a CDS encoding ribbon-helix-helix domain-containing protein produces the protein MSGQDSRASNAPSPLSAIPLVARTVKLFGHPTQLRLEPSYWEALDDICHREDLTVDELCSDLKDRLDSQSRRSRGVAVSLANAVRVFIVGYYRKAATEKGHDRAGHGRGDPFVSTPFDLPPAQPAKEG, from the coding sequence ATGTCGGGTCAGGATTCACGGGCGTCCAACGCACCATCGCCGCTGAGCGCCATCCCGCTGGTGGCGCGCACCGTCAAGCTGTTCGGACATCCGACGCAGCTTCGCCTGGAGCCCTCCTACTGGGAAGCGTTGGACGACATCTGCCACCGGGAAGACCTGACCGTGGATGAGTTGTGCAGCGATCTCAAGGACCGCCTTGATTCTCAGTCCCGACGGTCGCGCGGGGTTGCCGTGTCGCTGGCCAACGCGGTCCGTGTGTTCATCGTCGGCTACTACCGCAAGGCGGCGACCGAGAAAGGTCACGACCGCGCCGGCCATGGCCGCGGCGACCCCTTTGTCAGCACCCCCTTCGACCTGCCTCCCGCCCAGCCGGCCAAGGAAGGCTGA
- a CDS encoding MASE3 domain-containing protein: MSGTQPSAIRSTFTRWLRDRSFLSGLTALLILMAVLGTVMRHNYLLFHLCAELFAVAVAMTIFTIAWNTRDTNQSPFLAFVGLSMPGIALLDLLHAIAFPGMNVIGEAGANQSTQLWIAARGLQAAVFLAAPLLTEKRLRTGDVLLIQAAVVACTLLSIFTFDIMPDSFVPDVGLTPFKVGAEYAFSAAAVVACLLLCRKRRQFEPRVFGLTFAGIALLAPQELIFTLYTDPHGAMNALGHFIKILSFYLLYRAIIVTALQNPYDLAFYRMRRSEEALRDHLSGLESLIATRTAELRESEARWRALLECSNDWFWETDERGRFTALSPRAQESTGRGGAELLGFTHADLLDRNRPEEDFPALTEALHRREPFRRLSFPLASPGGSARWVMVSGTPRYDGNGAFLGYRGTTSDISARRQSAEAARQKQTMAALGSLVGGLAHEINNLLQPVISLSDLARGRAGEDRKLHTYLNAIHDSGVKARTIMRDVLQFARVEVAESPPGNLEEAVHSALELAAPSMPASIETRARLEPGLNAVTITATELTQVLLNLIQNARDAMPQGGTLTIGARSLSLRERDASRRQLGEGDYVRLTVADTGTGMDEATRQRVFDPFFTTKPVGTGTGLGLSVVYGIVRNGGGDILVESAPGRGTSFIIDLPTAPTGGPGQTTHGMLVHGEGAGR; encoded by the coding sequence ATGAGCGGGACCCAGCCGTCCGCCATCAGATCGACGTTCACCCGCTGGCTCCGGGACCGTTCCTTCCTGTCCGGCCTGACCGCCCTGCTGATCCTGATGGCGGTTCTGGGCACGGTGATGCGCCACAACTACCTGCTGTTCCATCTCTGCGCAGAGTTGTTCGCCGTCGCCGTCGCCATGACGATCTTCACGATCGCCTGGAACACGCGGGACACGAACCAATCGCCCTTCCTCGCCTTCGTCGGCCTGTCCATGCCGGGCATCGCGCTGCTGGACCTGCTGCACGCCATCGCCTTTCCCGGTATGAACGTCATCGGCGAGGCCGGCGCCAACCAATCCACCCAGCTCTGGATCGCCGCCCGCGGCCTTCAGGCCGCGGTCTTCCTGGCTGCGCCGCTGCTGACCGAGAAGCGGCTGCGCACGGGCGACGTGCTGCTGATCCAGGCCGCGGTCGTGGCCTGCACCCTGCTGTCGATCTTCACCTTCGACATCATGCCGGACAGCTTCGTTCCGGACGTCGGGTTGACCCCCTTCAAGGTGGGCGCCGAATACGCGTTCAGCGCCGCGGCGGTCGTCGCCTGCCTGCTGCTGTGCCGCAAGCGTCGGCAGTTCGAGCCCAGGGTGTTCGGCCTGACCTTCGCCGGCATCGCCCTGCTGGCCCCGCAGGAGCTGATCTTCACGCTCTACACCGATCCCCACGGGGCGATGAACGCGCTGGGGCATTTCATCAAGATCCTGTCCTTCTACCTGCTGTACCGGGCGATCATCGTCACCGCCCTGCAGAATCCCTACGATCTCGCCTTCTACCGGATGCGCCGCAGCGAGGAGGCCCTGCGCGATCATCTGAGCGGGCTCGAATCGCTGATCGCCACCCGCACCGCCGAGCTGCGCGAGAGCGAGGCGCGCTGGCGGGCGCTTCTGGAATGCTCCAACGACTGGTTCTGGGAGACCGACGAGCGCGGGCGCTTCACCGCCCTGTCGCCGCGCGCCCAGGAATCCACCGGGCGCGGCGGGGCAGAGCTTCTGGGCTTCACCCACGCCGACCTTCTGGACCGCAACCGTCCCGAGGAGGATTTCCCCGCCCTGACGGAAGCCCTGCACCGGCGGGAACCCTTCCGCCGCCTGTCCTTCCCGCTGGCCTCGCCGGGGGGGAGCGCGCGCTGGGTGATGGTCAGCGGCACGCCGCGCTATGACGGCAACGGCGCCTTCCTCGGCTACCGCGGCACCACCAGCGACATCAGCGCGCGGCGCCAGTCGGCGGAAGCGGCGCGGCAGAAGCAGACCATGGCGGCGCTCGGCAGCCTCGTCGGCGGCCTCGCCCACGAGATCAACAACCTGCTGCAACCGGTCATCAGCCTGTCCGATCTGGCGCGCGGCCGCGCCGGAGAGGATCGCAAGCTCCACACCTATCTGAACGCCATCCACGACAGCGGGGTGAAAGCCCGCACGATCATGCGCGACGTCCTTCAGTTCGCCCGTGTCGAGGTGGCCGAGTCGCCGCCGGGCAACCTGGAGGAGGCCGTGCATTCCGCCCTGGAACTCGCCGCCCCCTCGATGCCGGCGTCCATCGAGACGCGCGCGCGGCTGGAGCCCGGCCTGAACGCGGTGACCATCACCGCGACCGAACTGACCCAGGTCCTTCTCAACCTGATCCAGAACGCCCGCGATGCCATGCCGCAGGGCGGCACCCTGACCATCGGCGCCCGTTCCCTGAGCCTGAGGGAACGGGACGCATCCCGCCGCCAGCTCGGCGAGGGCGACTATGTGCGGCTGACCGTCGCCGACACCGGCACGGGTATGGACGAGGCGACGCGCCAGCGCGTGTTCGACCCCTTCTTCACCACCAAGCCGGTCGGCACCGGGACTGGGCTTGGGCTTTCGGTGGTATATGGTATCGTACGGAACGGGGGAGGCGACATCCTGGTGGAGAGCGCCCCCGGACGCGGAACGTCCTTCATCATCGACCTGCCCACCGCCCCGACCGGTGGACCGGGCCAAACGACACATGGGATGCTGGTTCATGGCGAAGGTGCTGGTCGTTGA
- a CDS encoding response regulator: MAKVLVVEDSAAVRLAVTEVIEQAGHEVVEAENGRVAIGLLDGGAVFDLIVTDVLMPEADGVEVIKAARTRNPGGKVLAMSGGAPNLPAGYALKMAEMFAADAVLYKPFLNEELRKAVARLLSMAGESETG; this comes from the coding sequence ATGGCGAAGGTGCTGGTCGTTGAGGATTCGGCCGCCGTGCGGCTGGCGGTCACCGAAGTGATCGAACAGGCCGGCCACGAGGTCGTCGAGGCGGAAAACGGACGCGTCGCCATCGGCCTGCTGGACGGCGGCGCGGTCTTCGACCTGATCGTCACCGATGTCTTGATGCCCGAGGCCGACGGGGTGGAGGTCATCAAGGCCGCGCGCACCCGCAACCCCGGCGGCAAGGTGCTCGCCATGTCCGGAGGGGCGCCGAACCTGCCCGCCGGTTACGCCCTGAAGATGGCCGAGATGTTCGCGGCGGACGCCGTGCTCTACAAGCCCTTCCTGAACGAAGAGCTGCGCAAGGCCGTGGCCCGCCTGCTGTCCATGGCGGGCGAGTCGGAAACCGGCTGA
- a CDS encoding NAD-dependent epimerase/dehydratase family protein: MAHFLVTGGCGFIGSHLADRLIGDGHRVTILDDMSTGRLENKPLLAKLVVGDVADPDAVHQAMQGVDGVFHLAAVASVQRSRELWAETHRTNLSGTVTVFEAARSARNGNPVPVVYASSAAVYGDNTATPLREDAATRPLSAYGVDKLGCELHANVAWAIHGVPTTGFRFFNVYGPRQDPSSPYSGVISIFARRVAQGEDVTIFGDGEQVRDFVFVGDVVRFLVKAMERQSQGAEVFNLCTGRPTSLLMLLEVLQELCASRVRRLHQPARAGDIRVSIGDPARLRATFGEGCRFGLLQGLSATLTGEMPR; this comes from the coding sequence ATGGCCCATTTTCTCGTGACCGGCGGCTGCGGATTCATCGGATCGCATCTGGCCGACCGGCTGATCGGCGACGGGCACCGGGTCACCATCCTGGACGACATGAGCACCGGCCGGCTGGAGAACAAACCGCTTCTGGCGAAGCTGGTGGTCGGCGACGTCGCCGACCCCGACGCGGTCCATCAGGCGATGCAGGGGGTGGACGGCGTGTTCCATCTGGCCGCGGTCGCCTCCGTTCAGCGCTCACGAGAGTTGTGGGCGGAAACCCACCGCACCAACCTGTCGGGCACCGTCACCGTCTTCGAGGCGGCGCGCAGCGCCCGCAACGGCAACCCGGTGCCGGTGGTCTACGCCTCCTCCGCCGCGGTCTATGGCGACAACACGGCCACCCCGCTGCGCGAGGACGCCGCGACGCGCCCGCTGTCCGCCTACGGCGTGGACAAGCTGGGCTGCGAGCTGCACGCCAACGTCGCCTGGGCCATCCATGGGGTGCCGACGACGGGCTTCCGCTTTTTCAACGTCTACGGGCCGCGGCAGGACCCGTCCTCCCCCTATTCCGGGGTGATCTCGATCTTCGCCCGCCGGGTGGCGCAGGGCGAGGACGTGACGATCTTCGGCGACGGCGAGCAGGTCCGCGACTTCGTGTTCGTCGGCGACGTCGTGCGCTTCCTCGTCAAGGCGATGGAGCGCCAGTCCCAGGGGGCGGAGGTCTTCAACCTGTGCACCGGCCGCCCGACCTCGCTGCTGATGCTGCTTGAGGTGTTGCAGGAGCTGTGCGCCAGCCGGGTGCGCCGTCTTCACCAGCCGGCGCGGGCGGGCGACATCCGCGTGTCCATCGGCGACCCGGCCCGGCTGCGCGCCACCTTCGGCGAAGGCTGCCGGTTCGGCCTGCTGCAGGGGCTGAGCGCGACCCTGACCGGGGAAATGCCGCGGTAA
- a CDS encoding Na/Pi cotransporter family protein has protein sequence MALLLWALRLVRTGVFRWGGAAVRRWVGYGTRNRLAAFLAGVAATIAVQSSTATALMTASMAGQGFMTTPMALAVMLGADVGTSLVARLLAVDLHWLSPSLLLLGGALHALGGEHRGRRALARILVGIGLMLLALKLLGAATLPVRESALVQAMLEALGGEPLFALIVAAALTAAVHSSLATVMLAGSLAGAGVIGTETAVALVLGANLGGAVPAVLATSADGAMARRVPLGNLLVRVTGSLLALPLVPMAASFLAGMAPLTAVVSAHVAFNVALALLFLPLVTPLARLTEGLLPQPEDAGEDAATPRHLDESALETPSVAIAGAVRETLRLGDLVEDMLCRSLTALRQNDERPIAEVSRADDRVDRLHTALKLYLAKLGRHHLDAEETRRVDDLMAFAINLEHIGDIIDKSLMELAAKRIRHHLHFAPEDFREVEELHRRTVENLRTALGILIGEDRRLARQLIAGKDAVRALERTATARHLDRVRRGDAASIETSALVLDILRDLKRINAHVAAVALPILDQVGELSESRLKVVGLPRLESRDV, from the coding sequence GTGGCGCTGCTGCTGTGGGCGCTGCGGCTGGTGCGGACGGGTGTCTTCCGGTGGGGCGGGGCGGCGGTCCGCCGCTGGGTCGGCTACGGCACGCGCAACCGGCTGGCCGCCTTCCTGGCCGGCGTCGCCGCCACCATCGCGGTGCAGAGCAGCACGGCCACCGCCCTGATGACCGCCTCGATGGCCGGGCAGGGCTTCATGACCACCCCCATGGCGCTGGCGGTGATGCTGGGCGCCGACGTCGGGACCAGCCTCGTCGCCCGGCTGCTCGCCGTCGACCTGCACTGGCTGTCGCCCAGCCTGCTGCTGCTCGGCGGGGCGCTGCACGCGCTGGGCGGCGAGCATCGCGGCCGGCGGGCGCTGGCCCGCATCCTGGTCGGCATCGGGCTGATGCTGCTCGCCCTGAAGCTGCTGGGTGCGGCCACCCTGCCGGTCCGGGAGTCGGCGCTGGTCCAGGCGATGCTGGAGGCGCTGGGCGGCGAGCCGCTGTTCGCCCTGATCGTCGCGGCGGCCCTGACCGCGGCGGTGCATTCCAGCCTCGCCACGGTGATGCTGGCGGGGTCGCTGGCCGGGGCGGGGGTGATCGGGACCGAGACGGCGGTGGCGCTGGTCCTGGGCGCCAATCTGGGCGGTGCGGTGCCGGCGGTGTTGGCGACGTCGGCGGACGGAGCGATGGCGCGGCGGGTGCCGCTGGGCAATCTGCTGGTCCGGGTGACCGGGTCGCTGCTGGCCCTGCCGCTGGTGCCGATGGCCGCCTCGTTCCTGGCCGGCATGGCCCCGCTGACGGCGGTGGTCAGCGCGCACGTCGCCTTCAACGTGGCGCTGGCGTTGCTCTTTCTGCCTCTGGTGACGCCGCTCGCCCGGCTGACCGAAGGGCTACTGCCCCAACCGGAGGACGCGGGCGAGGACGCGGCGACGCCCCGGCATCTCGACGAGTCGGCGCTGGAGACACCATCCGTCGCCATCGCGGGTGCGGTGCGCGAGACCCTGCGGCTGGGCGATCTGGTGGAGGACATGCTGTGCCGCAGCCTGACCGCCCTGCGCCAGAACGACGAGCGCCCGATCGCCGAGGTCAGCCGCGCCGACGACCGGGTGGACCGGCTGCACACCGCCCTCAAGCTCTACCTCGCCAAGCTCGGCCGCCATCATCTCGATGCCGAGGAGACACGGCGCGTCGACGACCTGATGGCCTTCGCCATCAACCTGGAGCACATCGGCGACATCATCGACAAGAGCCTGATGGAACTCGCCGCCAAGCGCATCCGCCACCATCTGCATTTCGCGCCGGAGGATTTCCGGGAGGTCGAGGAGCTGCACCGCCGCACGGTGGAGAACCTGCGCACGGCGCTCGGCATCCTGATCGGCGAGGACCGGCGGCTGGCCCGGCAGCTCATTGCCGGCAAGGACGCGGTGCGGGCGCTGGAGCGCACCGCCACCGCCCGCCACCTCGACCGCGTGCGCCGCGGTGACGCCGCCAGCATCGAGACCAGCGCCCTGGTGCTCGACATCCTGCGCGACCTGAAGCGGATCAACGCCCATGTCGCCGCGGTCGCCCTGCCGATCCTCGATCAGGTGGGGGAACTCAGCGAAAGCCGCCTGAAGGTCGTCGGGCTGCCCAGGCTGGAAAGCCGCGACGTGTAG
- a CDS encoding DMT family transporter, with the protein MTHAATHSLPLTDPRAAPLALVVPFCLAWSSAFAAGKIGLADCPPLLLLAFRFLMAGALLAAVAAWRGEYRGMAGRTLALLALLGLLNHALYLGLSYSGMTYVSSGLTALIVSANPVLTAALAALLLGEAMNRRKAVGLALGVAGVALVVRGRLGSGTDAPLGIVLAIGALVALSVGTLLFKRLAPRAGLLAGTGVQVLAAGLALLPLGLLLEDAGSIRLTAGFAGSLVYQALVVSIGGYLLWFRLLQRTSATEASAYHFLMPPLGMLFGWALLGETVQPWDLLGILPVALGIRLVTRG; encoded by the coding sequence ATGACGCACGCCGCCACACATTCCTTACCCCTGACCGACCCCCGGGCGGCGCCGCTCGCCCTGGTCGTGCCCTTCTGCCTCGCCTGGAGTTCGGCCTTCGCCGCGGGGAAGATCGGCTTGGCCGACTGCCCGCCGCTGCTGCTGCTGGCCTTCCGCTTTCTGATGGCCGGGGCGCTGCTCGCCGCCGTCGCGGCGTGGCGTGGCGAGTATCGGGGGATGGCCGGGCGGACCCTCGCCCTGCTGGCGCTGCTCGGTTTGCTCAACCACGCGCTCTATCTGGGGCTGAGCTACAGCGGCATGACCTACGTGTCCTCCGGCCTGACGGCGCTGATCGTCAGCGCCAACCCGGTGCTGACCGCGGCGCTGGCCGCCCTGCTGCTGGGCGAGGCGATGAACCGGCGCAAGGCGGTGGGGCTGGCGCTGGGGGTGGCCGGGGTGGCGCTGGTGGTCCGCGGGCGGCTGGGCAGCGGGACGGACGCGCCGCTGGGCATCGTCCTGGCGATCGGCGCGCTGGTGGCGCTGTCGGTGGGGACGTTGCTGTTCAAACGGCTGGCGCCGCGGGCGGGGCTGCTCGCCGGCACCGGGGTGCAGGTGCTGGCGGCGGGGCTGGCGCTGCTGCCCCTTGGGTTGCTGCTGGAGGACGCCGGGTCGATCCGGCTGACCGCCGGTTTCGCCGGGTCGCTGGTCTATCAGGCGCTGGTGGTGTCGATCGGCGGTTACCTGCTGTGGTTCCGCCTGCTGCAGCGGACGAGCGCCACGGAGGCCAGCGCCTATCACTTCCTGATGCCGCCTCTGGGCATGCTGTTCGGCTGGGCGCTGCTGGGCGAGACGGTGCAGCCCTGGGACCTGCTCGGCATCCTGCCGGTGGCCTTGGGCATCCGGTTGGTGACGCGGGGGTAA
- a CDS encoding LysR substrate-binding domain-containing protein yields MVGPMREMDLGLLRTFVSVVDAGGFTRAGERVHKTQSTVSQQIRRLEEQVGLPLLDRNSRTVALTDDGERLLGYARRLLALNDEANAVLSGRPAAEVVRLGVPEDYAVERLPRLLADFARANRRLRLDVRCDLSVRLRADVECGDLDIVLVKQEPSRPGALRAWREPLCWVGPAAEDLHREDPLPLVLFPQGCVYRNRAVHELERAGRRWRVAYSSPNHAGVRAAVSGGLGVSVLPHSALPPGGRFLGVADGLPALPETELALLTGSTARGAGVEMVTGLLMESLPEPVWA; encoded by the coding sequence ATGGTCGGTCCGATGCGCGAGATGGATCTGGGACTGCTGCGCACCTTCGTCTCGGTGGTGGATGCCGGCGGCTTCACGCGGGCCGGGGAGCGGGTTCACAAAACGCAATCGACGGTCAGCCAACAGATCCGCCGGCTGGAGGAGCAGGTCGGCCTGCCTCTTCTCGACCGCAACAGCCGCACCGTCGCGCTGACCGACGACGGCGAGCGGCTGCTCGGCTACGCCCGCCGGCTGCTGGCTCTGAACGACGAGGCGAACGCCGTGCTGTCCGGGCGCCCGGCGGCGGAGGTGGTGCGGCTCGGCGTGCCGGAGGATTACGCGGTGGAGCGGCTGCCCCGCCTGCTCGCCGACTTCGCGCGGGCGAACCGGCGGCTGCGGCTGGACGTCCGCTGCGACCTGTCGGTGCGGCTGCGCGCCGATGTGGAGTGCGGGGACCTCGACATCGTCCTGGTCAAGCAGGAACCCAGCCGCCCCGGCGCGCTGCGCGCGTGGCGGGAGCCGCTCTGCTGGGTCGGCCCGGCGGCGGAGGACCTGCACCGCGAGGACCCGCTGCCGCTGGTGCTCTTCCCGCAGGGCTGCGTCTACCGCAACCGCGCGGTGCATGAGCTGGAGCGCGCCGGGCGGCGCTGGCGGGTCGCCTATTCCAGCCCCAACCACGCCGGGGTGCGCGCCGCGGTGTCCGGCGGACTGGGCGTCAGCGTGCTTCCCCACAGCGCCCTGCCGCCCGGCGGCCGCTTCCTCGGCGTGGCGGACGGTCTGCCGGCCCTGCCGGAGACGGAACTGGCGCTGCTGACCGGAAGCACGGCGCGGGGTGCCGGGGTGGAAATGGTCACCGGCCTGCTGATGGAGAGCCTTCCGGAGCCGGTGTGGGCGTGA
- a CDS encoding HNH endonuclease family protein, producing MARRRSGAPRGGRRGRPLTLGGLVAVLLVLAAVYATERFHLVPPGTLDSILGEEKTQRQRPIPRPVPDASIDYAAVAAQLDRIRVEEERRRGYVRDEWPHWLTIDSKCLNTREQVLIRDSAKPAKLSANGCSVLSGVWNDPYTGETFTEPKQVDIDHRVPLEETYASGGYDWPREKRAAYANDLSDPLTLVTVSAAANRAKGSKGPEDWLPPREEYICAYVAGWIAVKARWELTMDERERVTVGNILSDCRRTAVGNRPAR from the coding sequence ATGGCGCGACGGAGGAGCGGAGCACCGCGGGGCGGCCGGAGAGGCCGTCCGCTGACGCTGGGCGGGCTGGTCGCCGTTCTGCTGGTGCTGGCCGCGGTCTATGCGACGGAGCGGTTCCACCTCGTCCCGCCCGGCACCTTGGATTCCATCCTGGGGGAGGAGAAGACCCAGCGCCAACGGCCCATCCCCCGCCCCGTCCCCGACGCCAGCATCGACTACGCCGCGGTCGCCGCCCAGCTCGACCGCATCCGGGTGGAGGAGGAGCGCCGCCGCGGCTATGTGCGGGATGAGTGGCCGCACTGGCTGACCATCGACTCCAAATGCCTGAACACGCGGGAGCAGGTGCTGATCCGCGATTCCGCGAAGCCGGCCAAGCTGTCGGCCAACGGTTGTTCGGTGCTGTCCGGCGTGTGGAACGACCCCTACACCGGCGAAACCTTCACCGAGCCGAAGCAGGTCGACATCGACCACCGCGTGCCGCTGGAGGAGACCTACGCCAGCGGTGGCTACGACTGGCCGCGGGAGAAGCGCGCGGCCTACGCCAACGACCTGAGCGACCCGCTGACCCTCGTCACCGTCTCGGCGGCGGCCAACCGCGCCAAGGGCTCGAAGGGACCGGAGGACTGGCTGCCGCCGCGCGAGGAGTACATCTGCGCCTATGTGGCGGGCTGGATCGCCGTGAAGGCGCGCTGGGAGCTGACCATGGACGAGCGGGAGCGCGTCACCGTCGGCAACATCCTGTCCGACTGCCGACGCACCGCCGTGGGGAACCGGCCGGCCCGCTGA
- a CDS encoding GGDEF domain-containing protein, producing MARERGLRTTVALTGAVLVLGVSVVLAALTGLRSRERIESEIGHSLAEAAHNMADRLDRSMWSRASEIGMLAKLGITPAIDDPVRLRWLLEQFQEFFPTVSWMGVTDTKGKVLAATGGLLDGVDISKRPVFQNGQKSQFVGDVHDAVMLAFLLPNPTGEAMKFVDISTPVHNERGEVVGVLATHLSWEWTREIRRSLMDTMRGRAELELIVVAADRTVLLGPRELLGTPLDIEAVRSAQKNESGWIVERWPDGERYLTGYAYGNGYLSYPGLGWSVVARQPLAVAYAPATAQMVETVLAGGAMVLLFSVLGWMAAGRVTRPLRRIAQAAERIRSGERGAEMPVLAGSAEITSLSATLRDLVDGLTHRDAALVRLEDIAYQDRLTGLPNRRYFEQYVEATTAGNGSAAFLYIDLDGFKPVNDRLGHDAGDLVLRQVGERLAACFRGDDVVARLGGDEFAAVLPQRAGAEPPDLDGLARRIIDAVNEPVSIQGEAVRVGCSLGIALWPEDSPDVAQALRRADQALYQAKRAGRNRGVRWSADLPPAPAESQGIAGEAAKNPAS from the coding sequence ATGGCGAGGGAACGCGGTCTGCGGACGACGGTGGCTCTGACCGGTGCCGTTCTGGTCCTTGGCGTCTCCGTCGTGCTGGCGGCACTGACCGGCCTGCGCTCCCGCGAGCGGATCGAGAGCGAGATCGGGCACTCGCTCGCGGAGGCCGCCCACAACATGGCCGACCGGCTGGACCGCTCCATGTGGTCGCGCGCCAGCGAGATCGGCATGCTGGCCAAGCTCGGCATCACCCCCGCCATCGACGATCCGGTCCGGCTGCGCTGGCTGCTGGAGCAGTTCCAGGAGTTCTTCCCGACCGTCTCCTGGATGGGCGTGACCGACACCAAGGGCAAGGTACTCGCCGCCACCGGCGGCCTGCTGGACGGCGTGGACATTTCCAAGCGCCCGGTCTTCCAGAACGGACAGAAATCGCAGTTCGTCGGCGACGTGCACGACGCGGTGATGCTGGCCTTCCTGCTGCCGAACCCGACCGGCGAGGCCATGAAGTTCGTGGACATCTCCACCCCCGTGCACAACGAGCGGGGCGAGGTCGTCGGCGTGCTGGCCACGCATCTGAGCTGGGAATGGACGCGCGAGATCCGCCGTTCCCTGATGGACACCATGCGGGGCCGTGCGGAGCTGGAGCTGATCGTGGTCGCGGCCGACCGCACGGTGCTGCTCGGCCCCCGCGAGCTGCTCGGCACTCCCCTCGACATCGAGGCGGTGCGCAGCGCGCAGAAGAACGAGAGCGGCTGGATCGTCGAACGCTGGCCGGACGGGGAGCGCTACCTGACCGGCTACGCCTACGGCAACGGCTATCTGAGCTATCCGGGTCTGGGCTGGAGCGTGGTGGCCCGCCAGCCTCTGGCCGTCGCCTACGCCCCGGCCACCGCCCAGATGGTCGAGACGGTGCTGGCCGGCGGCGCCATGGTGCTGCTGTTCAGCGTGCTCGGCTGGATGGCCGCCGGGCGGGTCACCCGGCCGCTGCGCCGCATCGCCCAGGCGGCGGAGCGTATCCGCAGCGGCGAACGCGGGGCGGAAATGCCGGTGCTGGCCGGCAGCGCCGAGATCACCTCGCTGTCGGCGACTCTGCGCGATCTGGTGGACGGGCTGACCCACCGCGACGCCGCCCTGGTCCGGCTGGAGGACATCGCCTATCAGGACCGGCTCACCGGCCTGCCGAACCGCCGCTATTTCGAGCAGTATGTGGAGGCCACGACCGCCGGCAACGGCTCCGCCGCCTTCCTCTACATCGATCTGGACGGCTTCAAGCCGGTGAACGACCGGCTGGGCCACGATGCGGGCGACCTCGTGCTGCGTCAGGTGGGGGAGCGGCTGGCCGCATGCTTCCGCGGCGACGACGTGGTGGCCCGGTTGGGCGGCGACGAGTTCGCCGCCGTGCTGCCGCAGCGCGCCGGCGCCGAACCGCCGGACCTCGACGGGCTGGCCCGCCGCATCATCGACGCGGTGAACGAACCCGTCAGCATCCAGGGCGAAGCGGTACGGGTCGGCTGCTCCCTGGGCATCGCGCTGTGGCCCGAGGATTCGCCCGACGTGGCGCAAGCCCTGCGCCGCGCCGATCAGGCGCTCTATCAGGCCAAGCGCGCAGGCCGCAACCGCGGCGTCCGCTGGTCGGCCGACCTGCCGCCCGCCCCCGCCGAGAGCCAGGGCATAGCCGGCGAGGCGGCGAAGAACCCGGCGTCCTAG
- a CDS encoding SlyX family protein, translating to MDANAERRLTELESRLAHHERMAEEMSAVLFEQGRTIDLMTAQMRRLRDRIAELESGVPRAPQDEPPPPHY from the coding sequence ATGGACGCCAACGCCGAACGCCGCCTGACCGAGCTGGAATCCCGCCTTGCCCATCACGAGCGCATGGCCGAGGAGATGTCCGCTGTCCTGTTCGAGCAGGGGCGGACCATTGATCTCATGACGGCGCAGATGCGCCGCCTGCGCGACCGGATCGCGGAGCTTGAGTCCGGCGTGCCCCGCGCGCCGCAGGACGAGCCGCCCCCGCCCCACTACTGA
- a CDS encoding Fur family transcriptional regulator has product MTTPEEALPSRLERACAERGLKMTGQRRIIARVLSEAADHPDVEEVYRRAAAIDAGISLATVYRSMRLFEEIGIIQRHDFGDGRARYEEARGDHHHHLIDIETGEVVEFQDPELEAAVTRIARHLGFDMIGQRLEIFGRRIQRKGPETA; this is encoded by the coding sequence GTGACCACGCCCGAAGAAGCCCTGCCGTCGCGGCTGGAACGCGCCTGCGCCGAGCGGGGGTTGAAGATGACCGGCCAGCGCCGGATCATCGCCCGCGTCCTGTCGGAAGCCGCCGATCATCCCGATGTGGAGGAGGTCTACCGCCGCGCGGCGGCGATCGACGCCGGGATCAGCCTTGCGACCGTCTACCGGTCCATGCGGCTGTTCGAGGAGATCGGGATCATCCAGCGCCACGATTTCGGCGACGGGCGGGCCCGCTACGAGGAGGCGCGCGGCGACCACCACCACCACCTGATCGACATCGAGACCGGCGAGGTGGTGGAGTTCCAGGATCCCGAGCTGGAGGCCGCCGTCACCCGCATCGCCCGGCATCTCGGCTTCGACATGATCGGGCAGCGGTTGGAGATCTTCGGGCGCCGCATCCAGCGCAAAGGCCCGGAGACGGCCTGA